The following nucleotide sequence is from Gemmobacter aquarius.
TCGACCCGACGCATCACGCGGACCGACGGGTTGCGCCCCGCGACCACAAGCTGCGCCGAGGGTTCATGACGCGCCAGCGCGGGCATGATGGTGCGGCACAGGCGCGTAACTGCCCGGCGGTTGGGCAGATAACCCAGATGCCCGACGAACAACACGACGGGCGCGGCTGTGGTGTCGTGCCCGTGCATGGGAGTTGCGGCGCACCAGTCGGGCACCGGATTGGCGATGACCTCGACCGTCGTCGCACCGAGGTGGCGTTTTGCCAGTGCCGCATCCTGTTCGGAACAGGTCCAGACCATGCTGGCCAGTTCGACCGCCCTGCGATCTGCCCAGAGTTCTGCAAGGTGGCGTTTGCGGTTCAGCGCATCCGCCACAGGGCGCAGCATTCGGGGTAGCCGCGCACGGTCGGTCTCGGCCATCAGCAGGCTTTCGACATTGTGCATATCGAGGATCAACGGCAGTGCAGGAAACCTGTGGCGAAGCACCTCGAGCGCTTGCAGAAGGGCTACGCCTTCGATCAGCACGAAATCGGGCTTTAGCCGCGCTACGGTTTCGACCAACCGCTCTATGTCGCGCGGGTCGAGGGG
It contains:
- a CDS encoding glycosyltransferase family 4 protein — translated: MPFIQITFFEKTGDVASGYELRNRANLSDLSICVNEASAPTLGLQADGETRALARTTQPLDPRDIERLVETVARLKPDFVLIEGVALLQALEVLRHRFPALPLILDMHNVESLLMAETDRARLPRMLRPVADALNRKRHLAELWADRRAVELASMVWTCSEQDAALAKRHLGATTVEVIANPVPDWCAATPMHGHDTTAAPVVLFVGHLGYLPNRRAVTRLCRTIMPALARHEPSAQLVVAGRNPSVRVMRRVEEAGHELIVNPMDLGPLYARATATAIPLAQGGGTRIKVIEALAVGCPIVATAKAVEGLGLRDGVDYLAAETDQDFARALARLASQPALRAALAEAGRNIVTTRYAAPVRRASIAGALEHLRA